A DNA window from Vicinamibacterales bacterium contains the following coding sequences:
- a CDS encoding adenylate/guanylate cyclase domain-containing protein — protein sequence MPFRSLRARLLAAVAVLIVLLMAGTLAIVSRSASGAVRGRVTADLLRSRETIAGEVQSRYDRLALVARLLASFPELMALMGTDHATVRDFLADYRERQARGELLLALDPAGTVVARSDTFAPLVVPDVRARWLDGAVTGQPAYGVLDVDGRPYHAALVPAEAGGTVFGFVAAASPIDGPWAAALRDASGREIAVLGPRSVLGTSFGQDRAPWTRAADYAAPAGADETTLVTLGGERFESLAVQDPRAPDLTVVALQSLDLALAPYRNVQWGLAALGVVAIALGVAAAAMLARSITAPVAALSDATAAVTEGRFDVRLDDSADDELGELARRFNVMTAGLRERADMRAFVSKSTVEMIERGPATPEARAGARQVLTLLFADIRGFTAFSERRPPEEAVSVLNRYLQLQADLVRRFHGDVDKFMGDAVFAHFSGADQVFDAVRCAVEMHRAAAGAHRADPTLPPLAFGIGIAKGEVLVGSVGGSDRLDYTAVGAAVNLAARLCAVAAPEETLMNDVAYDAVRGLVAAEAATPIAVKGFTDPVAPYRMRA from the coding sequence ATCGCCGGCGAGGTGCAGAGCCGGTACGACCGCCTCGCGCTCGTCGCCCGCCTGCTGGCATCGTTTCCGGAGCTGATGGCGCTCATGGGGACGGACCACGCGACGGTCCGCGACTTCCTGGCCGACTACCGCGAGCGGCAGGCCCGCGGCGAGTTGCTGCTGGCGCTCGATCCGGCCGGGACGGTCGTCGCGCGCAGCGACACCTTCGCCCCGCTCGTCGTGCCAGACGTCCGTGCGCGATGGCTCGATGGCGCGGTCACGGGCCAGCCCGCCTACGGCGTCCTCGACGTGGACGGCCGCCCGTATCACGCGGCGCTCGTGCCGGCCGAGGCCGGCGGGACCGTCTTCGGCTTCGTCGCCGCCGCCTCCCCGATCGACGGCCCCTGGGCGGCCGCGCTGCGCGACGCCAGCGGTCGCGAGATCGCGGTGCTCGGACCGCGGTCGGTGCTGGGCACGTCGTTCGGCCAGGACCGGGCGCCGTGGACGCGCGCCGCCGACTACGCGGCGCCGGCCGGCGCCGACGAGACCACGCTCGTCACGCTCGGCGGCGAGCGCTTCGAGTCGCTGGCCGTGCAGGATCCGCGGGCCCCGGATCTCACGGTCGTCGCGCTGCAGTCCCTCGATCTCGCCCTGGCGCCGTACCGGAACGTGCAGTGGGGGCTCGCCGCCCTCGGCGTCGTGGCGATCGCGCTGGGCGTCGCGGCGGCGGCGATGCTCGCCCGCTCCATCACCGCCCCGGTGGCCGCCCTGTCGGACGCGACCGCCGCCGTCACCGAGGGCCGCTTCGACGTGCGCCTGGACGACTCGGCCGATGACGAGCTCGGTGAGCTCGCGCGCCGCTTCAACGTCATGACGGCGGGCCTGCGCGAGCGGGCCGACATGCGGGCGTTCGTGTCGAAGTCCACGGTGGAGATGATCGAGCGCGGGCCCGCGACGCCCGAGGCCCGCGCCGGCGCCCGCCAGGTGCTGACGCTCCTCTTCGCCGACATCCGCGGATTCACGGCGTTCAGCGAGCGACGGCCTCCCGAGGAAGCCGTGTCGGTGCTGAACCGCTACCTGCAGCTGCAGGCGGACCTGGTGCGGCGCTTCCACGGCGACGTGGACAAGTTCATGGGCGATGCCGTCTTCGCGCACTTCTCCGGCGCCGACCAGGTGTTCGACGCCGTCCGCTGCGCCGTCGAGATGCACCGCGCGGCGGCCGGCGCGCATCGCGCCGACCCCACCCTGCCGCCCCTGGCCTTCGGCATCGGCATCGCGAAGGGCGAGGTGCTCGTGGGCAGCGTGGGCGGCAGCGACCGCCTCGACTACACGGCGGTCGGGGCCGCCGTGAACCTGGCCGCGCGGCTGTGCGCGGTGGCGGCGCCCGAGGAGACGCTGATGAACGACGTCGCCTACGACGCGGTCCGCGGGCTGGTGGCGGCGGAAGCCGCGACGCCCATCGCGGTGAAGGGCTTCACCGACCCGGTGGCGCCGTATCGGATGCGCGCGTGA
- a CDS encoding DUF937 domain-containing protein: MNILETLLAAGNGGAVNQLGRQFGLGDDQTAAALSALVPALASGVARNATSTGGLDALLGALAGGNHAGYLDDPGSLARPETTADGNGILGHVLGSKDASRQVAAHAAAASGVSPDILKRMLPVVAAMMMGAMAKRASAAPSGSSLGAGLPGGLGAGPSAGGGLLDMLTPMLDRNRDGSVVDDVAGLLGSMFRGR; this comes from the coding sequence ATGAACATCCTCGAAACACTGCTCGCCGCCGGTAACGGCGGTGCCGTCAACCAGCTCGGCCGGCAGTTCGGCCTCGGCGACGACCAGACCGCGGCGGCGCTGTCGGCGCTCGTGCCGGCCCTGGCCTCGGGCGTGGCCCGCAACGCCACCTCCACCGGCGGGCTCGATGCGCTGCTCGGTGCGCTGGCCGGGGGCAACCACGCCGGCTATCTCGACGACCCCGGCTCGCTCGCGCGGCCCGAGACCACGGCGGATGGCAACGGCATCCTCGGCCACGTCCTCGGCAGCAAGGACGCCAGCCGGCAGGTCGCCGCGCACGCGGCGGCCGCGAGCGGCGTGAGCCCGGACATCCTGAAGCGCATGCTGCCGGTGGTGGCCGCGATGATGATGGGCGCGATGGCGAAGCGCGCGAGCGCCGCCCCGTCGGGCTCGTCCCTCGGCGCTGGCCTCCCAGGTGGTCTCGGCGCCGGTCCGAGCGCCGGCGGCGGGCTGCTCGACATGCTGACGCCGATGCTCGATCGCAACCGCGACGGGTCGGTCGTGGACGACGTCGCGGGCCTGCTGGGCTCGATGTTCCGCGGCCGCTGA
- a CDS encoding HAD family hydrolase: MSDPARLPFDRRACETVFLDAGGVLVHPNWERVAEALTRQGVQASAHVLRAAEPRAKYEMDHGALMARTDDRQRGWIYFESVLRHAGLTVDEPARRALDDVRAYHDEHNVWEYVPADVVPMLQALRALGVRLVVVSNANGRLHAMFDRVGLSAHVDIALDSHHWGVEKPDPRLFHLALAESGAEAARTIHVGDFFHIDVVGARAAGLAEAVLFDVADLYKEAACRRIRRLDELVPLVGAAIAGA, from the coding sequence ATGTCCGATCCCGCCCGCCTCCCGTTCGACCGCCGCGCCTGCGAGACGGTCTTTCTCGACGCCGGCGGGGTGCTCGTGCACCCGAACTGGGAACGCGTGGCCGAGGCGCTGACGCGCCAGGGCGTCCAGGCGTCGGCCCACGTCCTTCGCGCCGCCGAGCCCCGCGCGAAATACGAGATGGACCACGGCGCGCTCATGGCGCGCACCGACGATCGGCAGCGGGGCTGGATCTACTTCGAGTCCGTCCTCCGCCATGCAGGCCTGACCGTGGACGAGCCGGCCCGGCGCGCGCTCGACGACGTGCGGGCCTATCACGACGAGCACAACGTCTGGGAGTACGTGCCCGCCGACGTCGTGCCCATGCTGCAGGCGCTCCGGGCGCTCGGCGTCCGCCTGGTGGTGGTGTCGAACGCCAACGGGCGGCTCCACGCGATGTTCGATCGCGTCGGCCTGTCGGCCCATGTGGACATCGCCCTCGACAGCCATCATTGGGGCGTGGAGAAGCCCGATCCGCGCCTCTTCCACCTCGCGCTCGCCGAGAGCGGCGCCGAGGCGGCGCGCACGATCCACGTGGGCGACTTCTTCCACATCGACGTGGTCGGCGCGCGCGCCGCGGGCCTGGCCGAGGCCGTGCTGTTCGACGTGGCGGATCTCTACAAAGAGGCGGCCTGCCGCCGCATACGACGCCTCGACGAGCTGGTGCCCCTGGTCGGCGCGGCGATCGCCGGCGCGTGA
- a CDS encoding ABC transporter permease, which produces MPGHLRLAVRMLLKTPFVTAVAIVSLALGIGANTAIYSLFDRILLTPLPVPDTAALVNLGAPGPKPGSTSCGQAGDCSEVFSYPMFRDLERVQTSFTGLAAHVLFGANVAARGQTLSVTGLEVSGSYFPTLEVQPALGRVLGPTDDTAPGANPVVVLSHAFWTAHFGQDPSILNAAITVNGQPFTVVGVAARGFEGTTLGARPDLFAPLSMREVLNPGWKAFDNRRAYWAYVFGRLEPGVSIEQASAALNGQYHAIVNDVEVPLQRAMSDQTMARFKAKRLTLEPGWRGQSNVYGEARTPLLLLLGVTGLVLLTACANVANLLLARGAGRAGEMAVRLSIGAGRGQLLAQLLTESVLLALAGGLAGLLVARLTLAGMTAIMPTEVADVFPTGLDPSVLLFALGVALVTGLLFGLYPALHSTRPDLVGVLKSQSGQPGGARAASRFRTALATTQVALSMALLVAAGLFIKSLYNVSRVDLGLRTDQLVTFDISPELNGYTPTQSIAFFERVEDALAALPGVTSVSASTVALIAGNNWNSSIRAQGFEAGPDTDTSASFSAIGPGFFRTLGIPLVGGREFTRADAAGAPKVAIVNEAFVRKFNLGDHAVGARISDGRLEDPLDIEIVGVVKDAKYSEVKRAIPPQYFKPYRQDERAGSINFYVTASGDATAQLNAVQAAVRQLDPNLPVNNPKTMAQQVRENIFLDRFISTMSSSFALLATILAAVGLYGVLAYTVAQRTREFGLRMALGADGAAVRGLVLGHVARMTLVGGLLGVLAALAIGQGAASLLFELRGWDPAVLGASAVLLAAVAMGAGAVPALRASRVQPMVALRDE; this is translated from the coding sequence ATGCCTGGACACCTGCGCCTCGCCGTCCGGATGCTGCTGAAGACGCCGTTCGTCACCGCCGTGGCGATCGTGTCGCTGGCGCTCGGGATCGGCGCCAACACGGCCATCTACTCGCTCTTCGACCGCATCCTCCTGACGCCGCTGCCCGTCCCCGACACCGCGGCGCTGGTCAACCTCGGGGCCCCCGGTCCGAAGCCGGGATCGACCTCGTGCGGACAGGCCGGCGATTGCAGCGAGGTCTTCAGCTACCCGATGTTCCGGGACCTCGAGCGGGTCCAGACGTCGTTCACGGGCCTGGCGGCGCACGTGCTCTTCGGCGCCAACGTGGCGGCGCGGGGCCAGACGCTGAGCGTGACCGGCCTGGAGGTGTCCGGCAGCTACTTCCCGACCCTCGAAGTACAGCCGGCCCTGGGTCGCGTCCTCGGCCCGACCGACGACACGGCGCCCGGCGCGAACCCCGTCGTCGTGCTCAGCCACGCCTTCTGGACCGCGCACTTCGGGCAGGACCCGTCCATCCTCAACGCCGCGATCACGGTCAACGGCCAGCCCTTCACCGTGGTCGGCGTCGCCGCGCGCGGGTTCGAGGGCACGACGCTCGGCGCACGCCCCGATCTGTTCGCGCCGCTCTCGATGCGCGAGGTCCTGAACCCGGGATGGAAGGCCTTCGACAATCGGCGGGCGTACTGGGCCTACGTGTTCGGACGCCTCGAGCCCGGCGTGTCGATCGAGCAGGCATCCGCCGCGCTCAACGGGCAGTACCACGCCATCGTCAACGACGTCGAGGTCCCGCTGCAGCGCGCGATGAGCGACCAGACCATGGCCCGCTTCAAGGCGAAGCGCCTCACCCTGGAGCCCGGGTGGCGGGGCCAGAGCAACGTCTACGGCGAGGCCCGGACGCCACTGCTCCTCCTGCTCGGCGTGACCGGGCTGGTGCTGCTCACCGCGTGCGCGAACGTCGCGAACCTGCTGCTGGCGCGCGGTGCCGGGCGCGCCGGCGAGATGGCCGTGCGTCTCTCCATCGGGGCCGGCCGCGGCCAGCTCCTGGCCCAGCTCCTGACCGAGTCGGTGCTCCTGGCCCTGGCCGGCGGCCTGGCCGGACTCCTCGTCGCCCGGCTGACGCTGGCCGGCATGACCGCGATCATGCCGACCGAGGTCGCCGACGTCTTCCCGACCGGCCTCGACCCGAGCGTGCTGCTGTTCGCGCTCGGCGTGGCGCTCGTGACCGGGCTCCTGTTCGGCCTCTATCCGGCCCTGCACAGCACCCGGCCCGATCTCGTCGGCGTGCTCAAGAGCCAGTCGGGGCAGCCGGGCGGCGCGCGGGCGGCGTCGCGCTTCCGCACGGCGCTCGCCACGACGCAGGTCGCGCTGTCGATGGCCCTGCTCGTGGCCGCCGGCCTCTTCATCAAGAGCCTCTACAACGTCTCCCGCGTGGACCTCGGCCTCCGGACCGACCAGCTCGTCACCTTCGACATCTCGCCGGAGCTGAACGGCTACACGCCGACGCAGTCGATTGCGTTCTTCGAGCGGGTGGAGGACGCGCTGGCGGCACTCCCGGGCGTCACCTCCGTCAGCGCGTCGACCGTGGCCCTCATCGCCGGGAACAACTGGAACAGCTCGATCCGGGCCCAGGGCTTCGAGGCGGGGCCGGACACCGACACCAGCGCGTCGTTCAGCGCCATCGGTCCGGGATTCTTCAGGACGCTCGGCATTCCGCTCGTCGGCGGCCGCGAGTTCACGCGTGCCGACGCGGCGGGCGCCCCCAAGGTCGCGATCGTCAACGAGGCCTTCGTCCGCAAGTTCAACCTCGGCGACCACGCCGTCGGGGCGCGCATCAGCGACGGCCGGCTCGAGGATCCGCTGGACATCGAGATCGTCGGCGTCGTGAAGGACGCGAAGTACAGCGAGGTGAAGCGCGCCATCCCGCCCCAGTACTTCAAGCCGTACCGGCAGGACGAGCGGGCCGGCAGCATCAATTTCTACGTGACCGCCTCGGGCGACGCCACCGCGCAGCTGAACGCCGTCCAGGCCGCGGTCCGCCAGCTCGATCCGAACCTGCCGGTCAACAACCCCAAGACCATGGCCCAGCAGGTCCGCGAGAACATCTTCCTGGACCGCTTCATCAGCACGATGTCGTCGAGCTTCGCGCTGCTGGCCACCATTCTCGCGGCCGTCGGCCTGTACGGCGTCCTGGCCTACACGGTGGCGCAGCGCACGCGCGAATTCGGGCTGCGGATGGCGCTCGGCGCCGACGGCGCCGCCGTGCGCGGCCTGGTGCTGGGCCACGTGGCACGGATGACGCTCGTGGGCGGCCTGCTGGGTGTCCTCGCGGCGCTCGCCATCGGCCAGGGGGCGGCGTCATTGCTCTTCGAACTGCGCGGCTGGGATCCCGCCGTGCTCGGCGCGAGCGCCGTCCTGCTGGCCGCGGTGGCCATGGGCGCGGGCGCCGTGCCCGCCCTCCGCGCGTCCCGCGTGCAGCCGATGGTGGCGCTGCGCGACGAATAG
- a CDS encoding efflux RND transporter periplasmic adaptor subunit, with protein MARRLLPLVLLAAAGFGGYTYATRPPTSLTLTGVVTTHDVAVAPQIGGRVVSLAVKEGDEVSKGQVLAEIEPSELQADQAYYEFSAQGAAAQIQEAEAALRLQQQQVRDQIAQAEATVATSEAQVTAAAADAERARVTLRRTEELSKAQLATGQSLDDARTAFDAAQARVESLRRQVEAAQAALALAKSNAEQVAVRRSQLQASQHQLAAVGAQKTKADVRLGFTRVVSPIDGLVDVQPARQGEVVTAGQALLTLIDPDDLWVRADIEETYIDRVKVGDTLTVRLPSGEERQGTVFYRRADASFATQRDVSRTKRDIRTFETRLRVDNKDRALAVGMTAYVLLPLQGA; from the coding sequence ATGGCCCGCCGACTCCTGCCCCTGGTGCTCCTGGCCGCCGCCGGATTCGGCGGCTACACCTACGCCACCCGGCCCCCCACGTCGCTCACGCTCACTGGCGTGGTGACCACCCACGACGTCGCCGTCGCCCCCCAGATCGGCGGGCGCGTCGTCTCGCTCGCCGTCAAGGAAGGCGACGAGGTGTCCAAGGGCCAGGTCCTGGCCGAGATCGAGCCGAGCGAGCTCCAGGCCGACCAGGCCTACTACGAGTTCTCGGCGCAGGGCGCGGCCGCCCAGATCCAGGAGGCCGAGGCGGCGCTGCGCCTCCAGCAGCAGCAGGTGCGGGACCAGATCGCCCAGGCCGAGGCCACCGTGGCCACGAGCGAGGCGCAGGTGACGGCTGCCGCCGCCGATGCCGAGCGGGCGCGCGTGACGCTCCGGCGCACGGAGGAGCTGTCGAAGGCCCAGCTGGCCACGGGCCAGTCGCTCGACGACGCGCGCACGGCGTTCGATGCCGCCCAGGCGCGGGTGGAGTCGCTGCGCCGGCAGGTCGAGGCCGCCCAGGCCGCCCTGGCGCTGGCGAAGAGCAACGCCGAGCAGGTGGCCGTGCGCCGCAGCCAGCTCCAGGCCTCGCAGCACCAGCTGGCGGCCGTGGGCGCGCAGAAGACCAAGGCCGACGTCAGGCTCGGGTTCACCCGGGTCGTCTCGCCCATCGACGGACTCGTGGACGTGCAGCCCGCGCGCCAGGGCGAGGTCGTCACCGCCGGCCAGGCGCTCCTGACGCTCATCGATCCGGACGACCTGTGGGTGCGGGCTGACATCGAGGAGACCTACATCGACCGCGTGAAGGTGGGCGACACGCTCACCGTCCGCCTGCCCTCCGGCGAAGAGCGCCAGGGGACCGTGTTCTACCGCCGCGCCGACGCGTCCTTCGCGACCCAGCGCGACGTGAGCCGAACGAAGCGCGACATCCGCACGTTCGAAACCCGCCTGCGCGTGGACAACAAGGACCGCGCGCTCGCGGTGGGCATGACGGCCTACGTGCTGCTGCCGCTCCAGGGGGCGTAG
- a CDS encoding ATP-binding cassette domain-containing protein: MGAIDVAGIKKTFGAFTAVDGVSFSVAPGEVFGLLGPNGAGKSTLIRMLTTLLPPSGGTATVGGFDVVKEADGVRRVIGVIPQAMTSDVELSVEENLIIFSKLYGVPRATRKRLIEELLGAVDLLEWRDKQVRYLSGGMRRRVEIARGLVHEPRIFFLDEPTTGLDPVSRVAVWEMIQKIAKERDLTVLLTTHYMDEADRLCDRIAIVDHGTLVALDSPLKLKASIPSQNHIEVSVDRVPDGLAERFRTLPHVQSVTSEDHVFRIATANGPATTSALVAAASAEGLAVQSLAVKSTTLDDVFVHYTGRDLRDALQAPAPAQFVMRR, encoded by the coding sequence GTGGGCGCCATCGACGTCGCCGGCATCAAGAAGACGTTCGGCGCCTTCACCGCCGTGGACGGCGTGTCCTTCTCGGTGGCGCCCGGCGAGGTCTTCGGCCTCCTGGGCCCCAACGGCGCCGGCAAGTCCACGCTGATCCGCATGCTGACCACGCTCCTCCCGCCGTCGGGCGGCACGGCCACCGTCGGCGGGTTCGACGTGGTGAAGGAGGCCGACGGCGTGCGCCGCGTGATCGGCGTCATCCCCCAGGCCATGACGAGCGACGTCGAGCTGAGCGTGGAGGAGAACCTCATCATCTTCTCGAAGCTCTACGGCGTGCCGCGTGCCACGCGGAAGCGCCTGATCGAGGAATTGCTGGGCGCCGTGGACCTCCTGGAGTGGCGCGACAAGCAGGTGCGGTACCTGTCGGGCGGCATGCGGCGGCGGGTGGAGATCGCGCGCGGGCTCGTGCACGAGCCGCGCATCTTCTTCCTGGACGAGCCGACCACGGGCCTCGATCCGGTGTCGCGCGTGGCGGTGTGGGAGATGATCCAGAAGATCGCGAAGGAGCGGGACCTCACGGTGCTCCTCACCACGCACTACATGGACGAAGCGGACCGGCTCTGCGACCGCATCGCCATCGTCGACCACGGCACGCTCGTCGCCCTCGACTCGCCGCTCAAGCTCAAGGCGTCCATCCCGAGCCAGAACCACATCGAAGTGAGCGTGGACCGCGTGCCCGACGGCCTCGCGGAGCGCTTCCGGACGCTGCCGCACGTCCAGTCCGTCACGAGCGAGGACCACGTGTTCCGCATCGCCACCGCGAACGGCCCGGCCACGACCAGCGCGCTCGTGGCGGCCGCGTCGGCCGAGGGCCTGGCCGTGCAGTCGCTGGCCGTGAAGAGCACGACGCTCGACGACGTCTTCGTCCACTACACCGGCCGCGACCTGCGAGACGCGCTGCAGGCGCCGGCCCCGGCTCAGTTCGTGATGCGGAGGTAG
- a CDS encoding ABC transporter permease: MHRTWAIIERELRRFRRSPVLIVMSLLFPLVQLVILGYAFGGNVKNLTVAVVDQDGGVPAVKVRELAGAVAANAKTFSTVSYRDEGAALDALRAGRVNGVLTIPPDYSRRVVAGREPRLAIIQDNTDNFVAATMTASVSGLVGSLGERKDERTFSSPRLDVVELYPYVPYVQYLLPGSVVMSIFMMVMIGGGIIFIDDKARGLHEGYLVTPIQRLELIAGFNISGTIKAVLAGLVLMTIGSLIAGVPDPFAPMRLVRLFVVIVITSLALVSMMFLIMVRVSDPLLPRAIFGVLNTLLYFPSGAVYPQQAFPGWMKVIAVADPFTYAVHAFKSLLLKNTGFGAIGFDLAFLAIFSVVAMTSATLLFRRTL, from the coding sequence ATGCACCGCACCTGGGCCATCATCGAACGCGAGCTGCGGCGCTTCCGCCGCAGCCCCGTGCTCATCGTCATGTCGCTGCTCTTCCCGCTGGTGCAGCTCGTGATCCTGGGCTACGCCTTCGGCGGGAACGTGAAGAACCTCACGGTGGCCGTCGTGGATCAGGACGGCGGCGTCCCGGCCGTGAAGGTCCGCGAGCTGGCTGGCGCGGTCGCCGCCAACGCCAAGACCTTCTCCACCGTCAGCTACCGGGACGAGGGCGCGGCCCTCGACGCGCTCAGGGCCGGCCGCGTGAACGGCGTGCTCACCATTCCGCCGGACTACTCCCGCCGGGTCGTCGCCGGCCGCGAGCCGCGCCTGGCCATCATCCAGGACAACACCGACAACTTCGTGGCCGCGACGATGACGGCGTCGGTGAGCGGGCTCGTCGGCTCGCTCGGCGAGCGCAAGGACGAGCGCACGTTCTCCTCGCCCCGGCTCGACGTCGTGGAGCTGTACCCGTACGTGCCCTACGTGCAGTACCTGCTGCCGGGGTCGGTCGTGATGTCGATCTTCATGATGGTGATGATCGGCGGCGGCATCATCTTCATCGACGACAAGGCGCGTGGCCTGCACGAGGGCTACCTCGTGACGCCGATCCAGCGCCTGGAGCTGATCGCGGGCTTCAACATCTCCGGCACCATCAAGGCGGTGCTCGCGGGCCTGGTACTCATGACGATCGGGTCGCTCATCGCCGGGGTGCCCGATCCCTTCGCGCCGATGCGGCTCGTGCGGCTGTTCGTCGTGATCGTGATCACGTCGCTGGCCCTCGTCAGCATGATGTTCCTCATCATGGTGCGCGTGTCCGATCCGCTCCTGCCGCGCGCGATCTTCGGCGTGCTGAACACCCTGCTCTACTTCCCGAGCGGCGCGGTGTATCCGCAGCAGGCCTTCCCGGGCTGGATGAAGGTGATCGCGGTGGCCGATCCCTTCACCTACGCGGTTCACGCCTTCAAGAGCCTGCTCCTCAAGAACACGGGCTTCGGCGCCATCGGCTTCGACCTGGCGTTCCTGGCGATCTTCTCGGTGGTGGCCATGACGTCGGCCACGCTGCTCTTCAGGCGGACGCTGTGA
- a CDS encoding CerR family C-terminal domain-containing protein: MRAAVPAEPVTRERLLYVAAERFAERGFDQVTVREICAAAGANVAAVNYYFRDKAGLYREVVEHAIALMQETTDLSQRAGGGASPEARLRAYVKVFLTRLAGGGRHAWIHRLMAREFEHPTGALELVMDRVVQPRMAYLCAVAGELMGLPPEDPRVLRSAISLQTQCVAVARHVPADVARRWAMGDIDDVIEHIATFTIGGMRAVAAPTRD, translated from the coding sequence ATGCGCGCGGCCGTGCCCGCCGAGCCCGTCACCCGGGAGCGGCTGCTGTACGTGGCCGCCGAGCGCTTCGCCGAGCGCGGCTTCGACCAGGTGACGGTCCGCGAGATCTGCGCGGCGGCCGGGGCGAACGTGGCGGCCGTGAACTACTACTTCCGCGACAAGGCCGGCCTCTACCGCGAAGTCGTCGAGCACGCCATCGCGCTCATGCAGGAGACCACGGACCTGTCGCAGCGCGCGGGCGGCGGCGCCAGCCCCGAGGCGCGGCTCCGGGCGTACGTGAAGGTGTTCCTGACGCGCCTGGCCGGCGGCGGCCGCCACGCGTGGATCCACCGGCTGATGGCGCGCGAGTTCGAGCACCCGACCGGCGCGCTCGAGCTCGTGATGGACCGCGTCGTCCAGCCGCGGATGGCCTACCTCTGCGCCGTGGCCGGCGAGCTCATGGGCCTGCCGCCGGAGGACCCGCGCGTGCTGCGCTCGGCCATCAGCCTCCAGACGCAGTGCGTGGCCGTCGCGCGCCACGTGCCCGCCGACGTCGCCCGCCGCTGGGCCATGGGCGACATCGACGACGTCATCGAGCACATCGCGACCTTCACGATCGGCGGCATGCGGGCCGTGGCGGCGCCGACACGGGACTGA
- a CDS encoding patatin-like phospholipase family protein has product MKPSLTDRLAPTPPKRLLALDGGGIRGLISLEFLARMEEQLRARSGGGLDVLADYFDYIGGTSTGAIIAAGLSLGMRVDELTRFYISSGAEMFDKASWIRRFNYKYDDERLAAKLRDVFGAETTLGDERLRTLLLVVLRSATTDSPWPLSNNPRAKYNDLARSDSNLRLPLWQIVRASTAAPTYFPPEVVQVGRQSFVFQDGGVTMYNNPALQLFLMATLDEYRLGWPTGEDRMLLVSVGTGAAADANANLAPDQMNLLYNAASVPSALMSAASVQQDTLCRVLGRCRHGAAIDREVGDFTGSAGLLQPRLFSYLRYNVDLSAGGLSSLGLGDIEPERVQRLDSIDYMDDLRAVGQAAAGQQVKAEHFDGF; this is encoded by the coding sequence ATGAAGCCATCGCTCACGGATCGTCTCGCACCCACGCCACCCAAGCGGCTGCTCGCCCTCGACGGCGGGGGCATCCGGGGTCTCATCTCACTCGAGTTCCTGGCCCGGATGGAGGAACAACTACGGGCGCGGAGCGGCGGCGGGCTGGACGTGCTCGCCGACTACTTCGACTACATCGGCGGCACGAGCACGGGCGCCATCATCGCGGCCGGGCTCTCGCTCGGCATGCGGGTGGACGAGCTGACCCGCTTCTACATCTCGAGCGGCGCCGAGATGTTCGACAAGGCCAGCTGGATTCGCCGCTTCAACTACAAGTACGACGACGAACGGCTGGCGGCGAAGTTGCGCGACGTGTTCGGCGCGGAGACGACGCTCGGCGACGAGCGGCTGCGCACGCTGCTGCTGGTGGTGCTCAGGAGCGCGACCACCGACTCGCCGTGGCCGCTGTCCAACAATCCGCGCGCGAAGTACAACGACCTCGCGCGGTCCGACTCGAACCTGCGGCTGCCGCTCTGGCAGATCGTGCGCGCGAGCACGGCGGCGCCGACGTACTTCCCGCCCGAGGTCGTGCAGGTCGGGCGGCAGTCGTTCGTGTTCCAGGACGGCGGCGTCACGATGTACAACAACCCGGCGCTGCAGCTGTTCCTGATGGCCACGCTCGACGAGTACCGCCTGGGCTGGCCGACGGGCGAGGACCGGATGCTGCTCGTGTCCGTCGGCACCGGCGCCGCGGCCGACGCCAACGCCAACCTGGCGCCCGATCAGATGAACCTGCTCTACAACGCGGCGTCGGTGCCCTCCGCCCTGATGTCGGCGGCGAGCGTGCAGCAGGACACGCTGTGCCGCGTCCTGGGACGCTGCCGCCACGGCGCGGCCATCGATCGCGAGGTGGGCGACTTCACCGGCTCGGCCGGGCTGCTCCAGCCGCGGCTCTTCTCCTACCTGCGATACAACGTGGACCTCTCCGCCGGCGGTCTCTCCAGCCTCGGCCTGGGCGACATCGAGCCGGAGCGCGTCCAGCGCCTCGATTCCATCGACTACATGGACGATCTGCGGGCGGTCGGGCAGGCGGCCGCCGGCCAGCAGGTGAAGGCCGAACACTTCGACGGCTTCTGA